The following coding sequences are from one Streptomyces venezuelae window:
- a CDS encoding amino acid permease, whose protein sequence is MTSQPSLAKADSTPNTPGDPRSGGIGDTGDTGDGLKAGLKNRHLSMIAIGGVIGAGLFVGSSSGIAAAGPAILISYALVGTMVVLVMRMLGEMAAARPASGSFSTYADQALGRWAGFSIGWLYWFFWVVVLAVEATAGAVILNGWIPAVPQWGWALIVMVVLTATNLVSVGSYGEFEFWFAGIKVVAIGGFVVIGLLAVFGVLPGSDNPGHGFAHLTDAGGFMPKGAGAILTGVLMVVFSFMGSEIVTLAAGESEDPQRAVTKATNSVIWRIGVFYLGSILVVITLLPWNDKSITEDGSYVAALNSIGIPHAGQVMNVIVLTAVLSCLNSGLYTASRMAFSLGQRGDAPKSFARTNARGVPMAAILGSVVFGFVAVWFNYQWKDTVFDFLLNSSGAVALFVWLIISFTQLRMRGIILREEPEKLVVKMWLFPYLTWVTIAMISFVLVYMLTDETGRKQVLLSLLAAAFVVVFSLVREKVRPRGTDGIPVESQRS, encoded by the coding sequence ATGACCTCGCAACCCTCCCTTGCGAAGGCAGACAGCACCCCCAATACCCCTGGGGATCCGCGGTCTGGCGGCATTGGTGACACCGGCGACACCGGCGACGGCCTGAAAGCGGGTCTCAAGAACCGTCACCTCTCCATGATCGCGATCGGCGGCGTGATCGGCGCCGGTCTCTTCGTCGGATCGAGCTCCGGCATCGCCGCCGCCGGGCCCGCGATCCTCATCTCGTACGCCCTCGTCGGCACGATGGTCGTCCTCGTGATGCGGATGCTCGGCGAGATGGCCGCCGCACGGCCCGCCTCCGGGTCCTTCTCCACCTACGCGGACCAGGCCCTCGGCCGCTGGGCCGGCTTCTCCATCGGCTGGCTCTACTGGTTCTTCTGGGTCGTCGTGCTCGCCGTGGAGGCCACCGCGGGCGCCGTGATCCTCAACGGCTGGATACCCGCCGTCCCGCAGTGGGGCTGGGCGCTCATCGTGATGGTCGTGCTCACCGCGACGAACCTCGTGTCGGTGGGCTCGTACGGCGAGTTCGAGTTCTGGTTCGCCGGGATCAAGGTCGTCGCCATCGGCGGCTTCGTGGTCATCGGTCTGCTCGCCGTCTTCGGTGTCCTGCCGGGCTCCGACAACCCGGGCCACGGGTTCGCGCACCTGACCGACGCGGGCGGCTTCATGCCCAAGGGCGCGGGCGCCATCCTCACCGGTGTGCTGATGGTCGTCTTCTCCTTCATGGGCAGCGAGATCGTCACGCTGGCCGCCGGTGAGTCCGAGGACCCGCAGCGCGCCGTCACCAAGGCGACCAACAGCGTCATCTGGCGCATCGGCGTCTTCTACCTGGGCTCGATCCTCGTCGTCATCACGCTCCTGCCGTGGAACGACAAGTCGATCACCGAGGACGGCAGTTACGTCGCCGCGCTGAACTCGATCGGCATTCCGCACGCCGGTCAGGTCATGAACGTCATCGTCCTCACCGCCGTGCTCTCCTGCCTCAACTCCGGTCTCTACACCGCCTCCCGCATGGCCTTCTCGCTCGGCCAGCGCGGTGACGCGCCCAAGTCCTTCGCGCGCACCAACGCGCGGGGCGTGCCGATGGCCGCGATCCTCGGCTCCGTCGTCTTCGGTTTCGTCGCCGTCTGGTTCAACTACCAGTGGAAGGACACCGTCTTCGACTTCCTGCTGAACTCCTCGGGCGCGGTGGCCCTCTTCGTGTGGCTGATCATCAGCTTCACGCAGCTGCGGATGCGCGGGATCATCTTGCGCGAGGAGCCGGAGAAGCTCGTCGTGAAGATGTGGCTCTTCCCGTACCTGACGTGGGTCACGATCGCCATGATCTCGTTCGTCCTCGTCTACATGCTGACCGACGAGACCGGCCGCAAGCAGGTGCTGCTCTCGCTCCTCGCCGCCGCCTTCGTGGTCGTCTTCTCGCTGGTGCGGGAGAAGGTCCGGCCCCGGGGTACCGACGGAATTCCGGTGGAGTCGCAGAGGAGTTGA
- a CDS encoding FAD-binding oxidoreductase, with the protein MQTGFAMRPDLVVGAESADDVVAAVAYAAGAGLPVGVQATGHGVPGPSEGGVLISTRRMDSVRIDPGARTAAIGAGARWGQVVEAAVEHGLAPLNGTAPSVGAVGYTLGGGLGILGREFGYAADHVRSVDVVTGDGVLRHVTRDSDPELFWGLLGGGAQLGVVTELEIGLVPVARLYGGALTFDGRAVDPAAVLRGYEEWTRTLPDTVTSSLAALVYPELPHLPPQLRGSYLVLIRVAFTGSEAEGERLVAPLREIGPTVSDTLREMPYAESPSIHGDPDFPHAFYGDNAVLSTLDVDAAGDILALTGPSATAMHILQLNHLGGALARPAENAVPYREAGWLLRLLSPLDGADVEEHRKVHAEAFGLVAPQTLGRSLNFVFGGSDRPQGLYDPETRKRLAGLKATYDPANLFRHNHSVE; encoded by the coding sequence ATGCAGACCGGGTTCGCGATGCGGCCCGACCTCGTCGTCGGCGCGGAGAGCGCCGATGACGTGGTCGCCGCGGTCGCGTACGCGGCCGGGGCGGGCCTGCCCGTCGGCGTGCAGGCGACCGGGCACGGCGTGCCGGGGCCCTCTGAGGGCGGTGTCCTCATCAGTACGCGGCGCATGGACTCGGTGCGGATCGACCCCGGCGCGCGCACCGCGGCCATCGGCGCGGGCGCCCGCTGGGGTCAGGTCGTCGAGGCCGCGGTGGAGCACGGGCTCGCGCCGCTGAACGGCACGGCGCCGAGCGTGGGTGCCGTCGGGTACACGCTCGGCGGCGGACTCGGCATCCTGGGCCGCGAGTTCGGCTACGCGGCCGATCACGTCCGCTCGGTCGACGTCGTCACCGGGGACGGCGTCCTGCGCCACGTCACGCGCGACAGCGACCCGGAGCTCTTCTGGGGTCTGCTGGGCGGCGGCGCGCAGCTCGGCGTGGTCACGGAGCTGGAGATCGGCCTGGTGCCGGTGGCGCGGCTGTACGGCGGTGCCCTGACGTTCGACGGCAGGGCGGTCGACCCGGCCGCGGTGCTGCGCGGCTACGAGGAGTGGACGAGGACCCTGCCCGACACGGTGACGTCGTCGCTCGCGGCGCTCGTCTACCCGGAGTTGCCGCACCTCCCGCCGCAGCTGCGCGGCAGCTATCTCGTCCTGATCCGGGTCGCGTTCACCGGCTCCGAGGCGGAGGGCGAGCGCCTGGTGGCGCCGCTGCGGGAGATCGGGCCCACCGTGTCGGACACGCTGCGGGAGATGCCGTACGCCGAGAGCCCCTCGATCCACGGCGACCCGGACTTCCCGCACGCCTTCTACGGCGACAACGCCGTCCTGAGCACCCTCGACGTCGACGCGGCAGGCGACATCCTCGCCCTGACCGGGCCGAGCGCGACCGCGATGCACATCCTCCAGCTCAACCACTTGGGCGGGGCACTCGCGCGCCCCGCCGAGAACGCCGTGCCCTACCGCGAGGCGGGCTGGCTGCTGCGGCTCCTGTCGCCGCTGGACGGCGCGGACGTCGAGGAGCACCGGAAGGTCCACGCGGAGGCGTTCGGGCTCGTGGCGCCGCAGACGCTCGGGCGGTCGCTCAACTTCGTCTTCGGCGGCAGCGACAGGCCGCAGGGGCTGTACGACCCGGAGACGCGGAAGAGGCTCGCCGGGCTGAAGGCCACGTACGACCCGGCGAACCTCTTCAGGCACAACCACAGCGTCGAGTAG
- a CDS encoding biotin transporter BioY translates to MSIAATTRPGQVLADLLPASRVKDAALVLGGAALTGVAAQIAVPVPGSPVPVTGQTFAALLVGTSLGARRGFLSLALYALVGMAGMPWFAEAGSGVAAPSLGYVLGMLLAATVVGALARRGGDRSVLRTAGTMVLGSAIIYAVGVPYLAAATGMSMTQAVAAGLTPFLIGDALKAALAMGVLPTAWKFLDR, encoded by the coding sequence ATGAGCATCGCCGCCACCACCCGCCCCGGCCAGGTCCTCGCCGACCTGCTGCCCGCGTCCCGCGTGAAGGACGCGGCGCTCGTGCTCGGCGGCGCCGCGCTCACCGGCGTCGCCGCCCAGATCGCGGTGCCCGTGCCGGGCTCCCCGGTGCCGGTGACCGGCCAGACCTTCGCCGCGCTGCTCGTCGGCACGTCGCTGGGCGCCCGTCGCGGCTTCCTCTCCCTCGCCCTGTACGCCCTCGTGGGCATGGCGGGCATGCCGTGGTTCGCGGAGGCCGGCTCCGGCGTCGCTGCCCCGTCCCTCGGCTACGTCCTCGGCATGCTCCTCGCCGCCACTGTCGTGGGCGCCCTGGCCCGCCGCGGCGGCGACCGCTCCGTGCTGCGCACGGCGGGCACGATGGTCCTCGGCTCCGCGATCATCTACGCGGTCGGCGTCCCGTACCTGGCCGCCGCCACCGGGATGTCGATGACCCAGGCCGTCGCCGCGGGCCTCACGCCGTTCCTGATCGGCGACGCCCTCAAGGCCGCGCTCGCGATGGGCGTCCTGCCGACGGCGTGGAAGTTCCTGGACCGCTGA
- a CDS encoding amino acid permease, translating to MHDAPPDSLPATGSGPEPLGGGLKQRHLTMLGLGGVIGAGLFVGSGAGISVAGPGIVVSYLIAGALAMCVMRMLGEMSAAMPASGSFSVHAERALGRWAGFSVGWLYWFLLVVVLAVEATGAAQIANGWAPAVPQWAWVLIFMVVFTAANLASVKNFGEFEFWFATLKVFAIIAFLVLGLLAVFGVLPDTDPVGLTNLTGQGGFLPHGWSGVVSGVLAVVFAFGGLEVVTIAAAESDDPVRSVARAVRSAVYRILFFYVGSMLVIVTVLPWTAQRAGASPYVTVLDSIGVPSAGTIMNIVVFVALLSALNANLYGSSRMVFSLAERGEAPKALLKVAGGGVPRRAVLASVAFGFVSVVLNLKWPDSVFLYMLNSVGAVLLFVWALIAVSQLRLRRRIEREAPERLVLRMWAFPYLTWAALAAMAAVLGLMLTDADARPQLLWSAGATALVLAVAGLREWRAARTKSPT from the coding sequence ATGCACGACGCACCACCGGACAGCCTGCCCGCGACGGGGTCGGGGCCCGAGCCGCTCGGCGGCGGCCTCAAGCAGCGTCACCTCACGATGCTCGGCCTCGGCGGGGTCATCGGCGCCGGGCTCTTCGTGGGGTCGGGGGCCGGGATCTCGGTGGCGGGTCCCGGCATCGTCGTCTCGTATCTGATCGCGGGCGCGCTCGCGATGTGCGTGATGCGGATGCTCGGCGAGATGTCGGCGGCGATGCCCGCGTCGGGTTCGTTCTCCGTGCACGCGGAACGCGCGCTCGGCCGCTGGGCGGGGTTCAGCGTCGGCTGGCTCTACTGGTTCCTGCTGGTCGTGGTGCTCGCCGTGGAGGCGACCGGCGCCGCGCAGATCGCCAACGGCTGGGCGCCCGCCGTGCCGCAGTGGGCCTGGGTGCTGATCTTCATGGTGGTCTTCACGGCCGCCAACCTCGCGTCGGTGAAGAACTTCGGCGAGTTCGAGTTCTGGTTCGCGACGCTCAAGGTCTTCGCGATCATCGCGTTCCTGGTCCTCGGTCTGCTGGCGGTCTTCGGCGTGCTGCCGGACACGGACCCGGTGGGCCTGACGAACCTGACGGGACAGGGCGGGTTCCTGCCGCACGGCTGGTCCGGTGTCGTCTCGGGCGTCCTCGCCGTCGTCTTCGCGTTCGGCGGCCTGGAGGTCGTGACGATCGCGGCCGCCGAGTCCGACGACCCGGTGCGCTCGGTCGCCCGCGCGGTGCGCAGCGCGGTCTACCGCATCCTCTTCTTCTACGTCGGGTCGATGCTGGTCATCGTGACGGTGCTGCCCTGGACGGCGCAGCGGGCGGGGGCCAGTCCGTATGTGACGGTCCTCGACTCGATCGGGGTGCCGTCCGCGGGGACGATCATGAACATCGTGGTGTTCGTGGCGCTGCTCTCCGCGCTGAACGCCAACCTCTACGGGTCGTCCCGGATGGTCTTCTCGCTGGCCGAGCGCGGCGAGGCGCCGAAGGCGCTCCTGAAGGTGGCCGGGGGCGGGGTGCCGCGGCGTGCGGTCCTCGCGTCCGTCGCGTTCGGCTTCGTGTCCGTGGTGCTCAATCTGAAGTGGCCGGACTCCGTCTTCCTCTACATGCTCAACTCCGTCGGCGCGGTGCTGCTCTTCGTCTGGGCGCTGATCGCGGTGTCGCAGCTGCGGCTGCGGCGGCGCATCGAGCGTGAGGCACCGGAGCGGCTGGTGCTGCGGATGTGGGCGTTCCCGTATCTGACGTGGGCGGCGCTGGCCGCGATGGCCGCCGTGCTCGGGCTGATGCTGACGGACGCCGACGCGCGGCCTCAGCTGCTGTGGTCGGCGGGGGCGACGGCGCTCGTCCTGGCGGTCGCGGGACTGCGGGAGTGGCGCGCGGCCCGCACGAAGAGCCCCACGTGA
- a CDS encoding amino acid permease — translation MSRTSTHQDAAPDEAPKADSPLVHGLKQRHLSMIALGGVIGAGLFVGSGAGIAAAGPSIVLAYAVSGALVMLVMRMLGEMSAANPASGSFSVHAERAIGPWAGFTAGWGFWFLLCVAVGLEGIGAAKIMVGWFPDSPEWAWVALFMLVFCGANLTAVKNFGEFEFWFAALKVGAITLFLGIGVLAILGILPGSDNPAPGLENLTGEGGFMPNGTDGLIIGLLASVFAYGGLETVTIAAAESENPVKSVAKAVRTAMWRIAVFYVGSMLVVVTLLPWDNKEVAAKGPYVATLDHLGIPGAGEIMNVIVLVALLSAMNANIYGASRMSYSLIQRGQGPKALGKVSGGVPRLAVLASSVFGFVCVLLSYWRPDDVFPWLLNMIGAMILMVWIFIAVSQLILRRRTEREAPEKLVIRMWAFPFLTWVALAAMAYVFYLMTDQPDTRKQLLATGGLTLALAVIGFVRQKTAEKRAAAAV, via the coding sequence ATGTCTCGGACGTCCACCCACCAGGACGCAGCACCCGACGAAGCACCGAAGGCCGACTCCCCGCTGGTCCACGGCCTCAAGCAGCGCCACCTCTCCATGATCGCGCTCGGTGGCGTGATCGGCGCCGGGCTCTTCGTGGGCTCGGGAGCGGGCATCGCCGCGGCCGGTCCCTCGATCGTCCTCGCCTACGCCGTCTCCGGCGCGCTCGTCATGCTCGTGATGCGCATGCTCGGTGAGATGTCGGCCGCGAACCCCGCGTCGGGCTCCTTCTCGGTCCACGCCGAGCGCGCCATCGGCCCATGGGCGGGCTTCACCGCGGGCTGGGGTTTCTGGTTCCTGCTCTGCGTCGCCGTCGGGCTCGAGGGCATCGGCGCCGCCAAGATCATGGTCGGCTGGTTCCCGGACAGCCCGGAGTGGGCGTGGGTCGCCCTCTTCATGCTGGTGTTCTGCGGTGCCAACCTGACGGCCGTGAAGAACTTCGGCGAGTTCGAGTTCTGGTTCGCCGCCCTCAAGGTCGGCGCCATCACGCTCTTCCTCGGCATCGGCGTCCTCGCGATCCTCGGCATCCTGCCCGGCTCGGACAACCCGGCCCCCGGCCTGGAGAACCTGACGGGCGAGGGCGGCTTCATGCCGAACGGCACGGACGGCCTGATCATCGGCCTCCTCGCCTCCGTCTTCGCGTACGGCGGTCTGGAGACCGTCACGATCGCCGCCGCCGAGTCCGAGAACCCCGTCAAGAGCGTCGCGAAGGCCGTGCGCACCGCGATGTGGCGCATCGCCGTCTTCTACGTCGGCTCGATGCTCGTCGTCGTGACGCTGCTGCCGTGGGACAACAAGGAGGTCGCCGCCAAGGGCCCCTACGTCGCCACGCTCGACCACCTGGGCATCCCCGGCGCCGGCGAGATCATGAACGTCATCGTCCTGGTCGCCCTGCTCTCCGCGATGAACGCCAACATCTACGGCGCCTCGCGCATGTCGTACTCCCTGATCCAGCGCGGCCAGGGCCCGAAGGCGCTCGGCAAGGTGTCGGGCGGCGTGCCGCGCCTCGCGGTGCTCGCCTCCTCCGTCTTCGGCTTCGTCTGCGTGCTGCTCAGCTACTGGCGTCCGGACGACGTCTTCCCCTGGCTGCTCAACATGATCGGCGCGATGATCCTGATGGTCTGGATCTTCATCGCCGTCTCGCAGCTCATCCTGCGCCGCAGGACCGAGCGCGAGGCGCCGGAGAAGCTCGTCATCCGGATGTGGGCGTTCCCGTTCCTGACCTGGGTGGCGCTGGCCGCCATGGCGTACGTCTTCTACCTGATGACCGACCAGCCCGACACGCGCAAGCAGCTGCTCGCCACGGGCGGTCTGACGCTGGCGCTCGCCGTGATCGGCTTCGTACGGCAGAAGACGGCGGAGAAGCGGGCGGCTGCGGCCGTCTGA
- a CDS encoding superoxide dismutase: MAIYTLPELPYDYAALEPVINPQIIELHHDKHHAAYVKGANDTLEQLEEARDKETWGAINGLEKNLAFHLSGHILHSIYWHNMNSPKDGGGGEPLAADGVGDLADAITESFGSFAKFKAQLTKASATTQGSGWGVLAYEPLSNRLIVEQVYDHQGNVGQGSTPILVFDAWEHAFYLQYKNQKVDFIEAMWQVVNWQDVAKRYAAAKERVNSLLLAP; this comes from the coding sequence ATGGCCATTTACACGCTTCCTGAACTTCCGTACGACTACGCGGCGCTCGAACCTGTCATCAACCCGCAGATCATCGAGCTGCACCACGACAAGCACCACGCGGCGTACGTGAAGGGCGCGAACGACACTCTTGAGCAGCTGGAGGAGGCGCGCGACAAGGAGACGTGGGGCGCCATCAACGGCCTGGAGAAGAACCTCGCGTTCCACCTCTCCGGCCACATCCTCCACAGCATCTACTGGCACAACATGAACAGCCCGAAGGACGGCGGCGGCGGCGAGCCGCTGGCCGCGGACGGCGTGGGCGACCTCGCCGACGCGATCACCGAGTCCTTCGGCTCCTTCGCCAAGTTCAAGGCCCAGCTGACCAAGGCGTCGGCGACGACGCAGGGCTCGGGCTGGGGCGTGCTCGCCTACGAGCCGCTCAGCAACCGCCTCATCGTCGAGCAGGTCTACGACCACCAGGGCAACGTCGGCCAGGGCTCCACGCCGATCCTGGTCTTCGACGCCTGGGAGCACGCCTTCTACCTGCAGTACAAGAACCAGAAGGTCGACTTCATCGAGGCCATGTGGCAGGTCGTCAACTGGCAGGACGTGGCCAAGCGTTACGCGGCCGCGAAGGAGCGGGTGAACAGCCTCCTGCTGGCCCCGTGA
- a CDS encoding DsbA family protein, producing the protein MSENGSKTPVDFWFDPLCPWAWMTSRWMLEVEKVREVEVRWHVMSLAVLNEDKLDDLPEEYREMLETQAWGPVRVVIAAQQKHGDEILGKLYTALGTRFHNRGEGPTREAVVGALEDAGLPADLVEYMDSDAYDTELRASHKEGIDKVGQEVGTPVIAVPGADGSQVAFFGPVVTPAPKGEAAARLWDGTLLVASTPGFYEIKRTRTQGPIFD; encoded by the coding sequence ATGTCCGAGAACGGCAGCAAGACCCCCGTCGACTTCTGGTTCGACCCGCTGTGCCCCTGGGCCTGGATGACGTCCCGCTGGATGCTGGAGGTCGAGAAGGTCCGTGAGGTGGAGGTCCGCTGGCACGTGATGAGCCTGGCCGTCCTGAACGAGGACAAGCTCGACGATCTCCCCGAGGAGTACCGCGAGATGCTGGAGACGCAGGCCTGGGGCCCCGTCCGCGTCGTCATCGCGGCCCAGCAGAAGCACGGCGACGAGATCCTCGGCAAGCTCTACACCGCCCTCGGCACCCGTTTCCACAACCGTGGCGAGGGCCCGACCCGCGAGGCGGTCGTCGGTGCCCTGGAGGACGCGGGCCTGCCCGCCGACCTCGTCGAGTACATGGACTCCGACGCGTACGACACGGAGCTGCGCGCCTCCCACAAGGAGGGCATCGACAAGGTCGGCCAGGAGGTCGGCACGCCGGTCATCGCCGTTCCCGGCGCCGACGGCTCGCAGGTCGCCTTCTTCGGCCCGGTCGTGACCCCGGCCCCCAAGGGCGAGGCCGCGGCGAGGCTCTGGGACGGCACCCTGCTGGTGGCGTCGACCCCGGGCTTCTACGAGATCAAGCGGACCCGCACGCAGGGCCCGATCTTCGACTGA
- the pepN gene encoding aminopeptidase N — protein MPGENLSRDEARERAALLSVDGYEVFLDLRSAVGESGQEPRTFRSVTTIRFRSAEPGAATFADLIAPSVTAVSLNGKDLDPSEVFDGTRITLEDLAEENELVVDAQCAYSRTGEGMHRFVDPEDGEVYLYTQYEPADARRVFANFEQPDLKAPYRFAVRAPEGWTAWSNGVGELTDGVWKFAETKPISTYITAVVAGPYHYVTDSYTRVLDDGTRLEIPLGAMCRKGLAPHFDADDVFLVTKQGLDFFHDNFDYPYPFGKYDQAFVPEYNLGAMENPGLVTFREEFIFRGKVTQASYERRANVILHEMAHMWFGDLVTMRWWDDLWLKESFADFMGSFSMVEATRFTNGWITFANNRKAWAYRADQLPSTHPVTADIRDLEDAKLNFDGITYAKGASVLKQLVAYVGREAFLDGARRYFKRHAYGNTVLGDLLSVLEETSGRDMASWSRAWLQTAGVNTLTPQVILNAEGRITELSVLQEAAESHPELRPHRVAVGLYRRTAAGDLERYARAEVDVDGPRTVVAELAGETAPELVLVNDDDLTYCKIRFDENSLATLRDHLGDITDPLARALCWSALWSLTRDGLMPARDFIGLVLRFAGQESDIGVLQMLHAWTNSALTHYAAPEWREEGGRALAEGALRELRIAAPGSQHQLTWARFFASVASSAADLQLLQGFLDGNAKIDGLEVDQELRWAFLSPLAAHGAADEEALAAELARDDTASGKRHQVRCLAARPSAAVKAQAWAAVVESDQLSNALVEATIAGFAQPSQRELAAPYVAKYFAAIERVWAERSIQIGMDVVRGLFPHLQGDAATLAAADEWLTAHESSAPALRRLVLEARDDLARSLRAQACDAGAAV, from the coding sequence GTGCCCGGTGAGAATCTGTCCCGCGACGAGGCCCGCGAGAGGGCCGCGCTGCTCTCCGTCGACGGTTACGAGGTCTTCCTCGACCTGCGGTCGGCGGTCGGCGAGAGCGGTCAGGAGCCGCGCACGTTCCGCTCGGTCACCACGATCCGGTTCCGCAGCGCCGAGCCGGGCGCCGCGACCTTCGCGGACCTGATCGCGCCGAGCGTCACGGCGGTGTCGCTCAACGGCAAGGACCTGGACCCCTCCGAGGTCTTCGACGGCACCAGGATCACCCTGGAGGACCTGGCCGAGGAGAACGAACTGGTGGTGGACGCCCAGTGCGCGTACAGCCGCACCGGTGAGGGCATGCACCGCTTCGTCGACCCCGAGGACGGCGAGGTCTACCTGTACACGCAGTACGAACCGGCCGACGCCCGCCGCGTCTTCGCCAACTTCGAGCAGCCCGACCTGAAGGCGCCCTACCGCTTCGCGGTCCGGGCCCCCGAAGGATGGACGGCGTGGTCCAACGGCGTGGGCGAGCTGACCGACGGCGTGTGGAAGTTCGCCGAGACCAAGCCGATCTCGACCTACATCACGGCGGTCGTCGCGGGCCCGTACCACTACGTGACGGACTCCTACACGCGCGTCCTTGACGACGGCACCCGCCTGGAGATCCCCCTCGGCGCGATGTGCCGCAAGGGCCTCGCCCCGCACTTCGACGCCGACGACGTCTTCCTCGTCACCAAGCAGGGTCTGGACTTCTTCCACGACAACTTCGACTACCCGTACCCGTTCGGGAAGTACGACCAGGCGTTCGTCCCGGAGTACAACCTCGGCGCGATGGAGAACCCGGGCCTGGTGACCTTCCGCGAGGAGTTCATCTTCCGCGGCAAGGTGACCCAGGCGTCGTACGAGCGCCGGGCCAACGTCATCCTCCACGAGATGGCGCACATGTGGTTCGGCGACCTCGTCACCATGCGCTGGTGGGACGACCTGTGGCTGAAGGAGTCCTTCGCCGACTTCATGGGCTCCTTCTCGATGGTGGAGGCGACCCGCTTCACCAACGGCTGGATCACCTTCGCCAACAACCGCAAGGCGTGGGCCTACCGCGCCGACCAGCTGCCCTCCACCCACCCCGTCACGGCCGACATCCGCGACCTGGAGGACGCCAAGCTCAACTTCGACGGGATCACGTACGCGAAGGGCGCCTCGGTCCTCAAGCAGCTCGTCGCGTACGTGGGACGTGAGGCGTTCCTGGACGGCGCCCGCCGCTACTTCAAGCGGCACGCGTACGGGAACACGGTCCTCGGCGACCTGCTCTCGGTGCTGGAGGAGACCTCCGGGCGCGACATGGCGTCCTGGTCGCGTGCCTGGCTCCAGACGGCCGGCGTCAACACGCTGACCCCGCAGGTCATCCTGAACGCGGAAGGCCGCATCACCGAGCTCTCCGTCCTCCAGGAGGCCGCCGAGTCCCACCCGGAGCTGCGCCCGCACCGCGTGGCCGTCGGCCTCTACCGCAGGACGGCCGCCGGTGACCTGGAGCGGTACGCACGCGCGGAGGTCGACGTCGACGGGCCGCGCACGGTCGTGGCCGAGCTCGCCGGCGAGACGGCGCCCGAGCTCGTCCTGGTCAACGACGACGACCTGACGTACTGCAAGATCCGCTTCGACGAGAACTCCCTCGCCACGCTCCGGGACCACCTCGGCGACATCACCGACCCGCTGGCCCGCGCCCTGTGCTGGTCCGCGCTGTGGAGCCTCACCCGGGACGGGCTCATGCCCGCGCGGGACTTCATCGGCCTCGTGCTGCGGTTCGCCGGGCAGGAGAGCGACATCGGCGTCCTGCAGATGCTGCACGCGTGGACGAACTCCGCCCTCACGCACTACGCCGCGCCGGAGTGGCGCGAGGAGGGCGGCAGGGCGCTCGCCGAGGGCGCGCTGCGGGAGCTGCGGATCGCGGCGCCGGGCAGCCAGCACCAGCTGACGTGGGCGCGGTTCTTCGCCTCGGTGGCGTCGTCGGCGGCCGACCTGCAGCTGCTGCAGGGCTTCCTCGACGGCAACGCCAAGATCGACGGGCTGGAGGTCGACCAGGAGCTGCGCTGGGCGTTCCTGAGCCCGCTGGCCGCGCACGGCGCCGCCGACGAGGAGGCGCTCGCCGCCGAGCTGGCCAGGGACGACACCGCTTCCGGCAAGCGGCACCAGGTGCGGTGCCTGGCCGCGCGGCCCTCGGCGGCCGTGAAGGCGCAGGCGTGGGCCGCCGTGGTGGAGTCCGACCAGTTGTCCAACGCGCTGGTCGAGGCGACGATCGCGGGGTTCGCGCAGCCGTCGCAGCGGGAGCTCGCGGCGCCGTACGTGGCGAAGTACTTCGCGGCGATCGAGCGGGTGTGGGCCGAGCGGTCCATCCAGATCGGCATGGACGTCGTGCGGGGCCTCTTCCCGCACCTCCAGGGCGACGCGGCGACGCTGGCGGCGGCCGACGAGTGGCTCACCGCGCACGAGTCGTCGGCGCCGGCCCTGCGCCGTCTGGTCCTGGAGGCGCGTGACGACCTGGCCCGGTCGCTGCGGGCACAGGCGTGCGACGCGGGAGCGGCGGTCTAG